The Daucus carota subsp. sativus chromosome 2, DH1 v3.0, whole genome shotgun sequence genome includes a window with the following:
- the LOC108206427 gene encoding lachrymatory-factor synthase has translation MEGKKWEGKVSTRLRRARAKQIWSLFKDFFNLHKWFSGLETSYGIYGSNGELGCIRYCLGGSIPSSDGCAAWSKEKLIAIDEINLSLSYEIVGSNIGFNSYVSTIRVSPADNGDGCMIEWSFVVDPVNGLNVEDLVTKYKLGLESMAKKMEEALNY, from the coding sequence ATGGAAGGAAAAAAGTGGGAAGGCAAGGTATCGACAAGACTAAGAAGAGCAAGAGCAAAACAAATATGGTCTCTTTTTAAAGACTTCTTTAACCTGCACAAATGGTTTTCGGGTTTAGAAACTTCTTATGGGATCTATGGATCCAACGGTGAACTTGGTTGCATTCGCTACTGTTTGGGTGGTTCAATTCCTTCGTCTGATGGCTGTGCTGCCTGGTCCAAAGAAAAGCTGATAGCCATCGATGAAATTAATCTGAGCTTAAGTTATGAGATTGTTGGTTCTAATATCGGCTTCAACTCCTATGTATCCACGATTAGAGTTTCTCCTGCAGATAATGGTGATGGATGCATGATTGAATGGTCATTCGTGGTTGATCCGGTGAATGGCTTGAATGTGGAAGATTTGGTGACTAAATATAAACTTGGACTTGAGTCCATGGCTAAGAAAATGGAGGAAGCTCTGAATTACTGA
- the LOC108206647 gene encoding AMP deaminase, which yields MDIYVLHLAMAALIGALFVAVSVYYMDRKTLTQLLEFAKTMNRDRDRNLRDADFEDDSLNKYSDKRRNRGDGNGSIFVDDIPPGLPKLHTIPEGKSAGSTLRVGHVMRPMSPRSPTASVFESMEGSDEEDNMTDSCIVDSPYLYTNEDTNLDSSLYENLPEHANVNGARAVAADILRKEPEQATFVRLKISPSETPSADEAEVFRTIQACLEMRESYMFRESIAPWERENIYDSSTLKPNQNPFDYTPEEKTEHYFQMEDGVVQVYANKDATEKLYPVADATTFFTDLHYILKVIAAGNIRTLCHHRLVLLEQKFNLHLMLNADKEFLAQKSAPHRDFYNVRKVDTHVHHSACMNQKHLLRFIKSKLKKEPDEVVIFRDGTYLTLKEVFESLDLTGYDLNVDLLDVHADKSTFHRFDKFNLKYNPCGQSRLREIFLKQDNLIQGRFLAEVTQQVFSDLDTSKYQMAEYRISIYGRKQSEWDQLASWIVNNELYSKNVVWLIQLPRLYNIYKEMGIVTSFQNILDNFFLPLFEVTVDPKSHPQLHVFLKQVVGLDLVDDESKPERRPTKHMPTPAQWTNIFNPAFSYYVYYFYANLYTLNKLRESKGMTTIRFRPHSGEAGDIDHLAATFLTCHNIAHGINLRKSPVLQYLYYLAQIGLAMSPLSNNSLFVDYHRNPFPMFFLRGLNVSLSTDDPLQIHLTKEPLVEEYSIAASVWKLSSCDLCEIARNSVYQSGFSHALKSHWIGKEYYKRGPEGNDIHRTNVPHIRLEFRDSIWREEMQQVYLGKAIFPRHIET from the exons ATGGATATCTACGTGTTACATTTAGCAATGGCGGCACTGATCGGAGCTCTATTCGTAGCCGTTTCTGTTTATTATATGGACCGTAAAACCCTAACGCAGCTCCTAGAGTTTGCCAAGACTATGAATAGAGATAGAGACAGGAATCTTCGAGATGCCGATTTCGAGGACGATTCGTTGAATAAGTACTCCGATAAACGTAGGAATCGCGGTGATGGTAACGGTTCCATTTTTGTTGATGATATTCCTCCCGGATTGCCTAAACTTCACACGATCCCCGAGG GAAAATCTGCTGGTTCCACTTTGAGAGTTGGGCACGTTATGAGGCCAATGTCACCAAGGTCACCTACGGCTAGTGTGTTTGAAAGTATGGAGGGGTCGGATGAAGAAGATAATATGACTGACAGTTGTATTGTAGACTCTCCATATCTTTATACCAATGAAGACACT AACCTAGATTCAAGTTTATATGAGAATTTGCCAGAGCATGCTAATGTGAACGGAGCCAGAGCTGTGGCAGCTGATATTCTTCGGAAAGAGCCAGAGCAAGCAACTTTTGTTCGACTCAAAATATCTCCAAGTG AGACGCCATCAGCCGACGAAGCAGAGGTCTTTCGGACTATTCAAGCCTGTCTGGAAATGCGAGAAAGTTATATGTTCAGGGAATCTATAGCTCCATGGGAGagagaaaatatatatgattccaGTACATTGAAGCCTAATCAGAATCCATTTGATTATACTCCCGAGGAAAAAACTGAA CACTATTTTCAGATGGAGGATGGAGTGGTTCAGGTTTATGCAAATAAAGATG CTACAGAGAAGCTCTATCCAGTTGCTGATGCAACAACATTTTTTACCGACCTACACTACATTCTGAAAGTGATAGCAGCAGGAAATATCAGAACATTGTGCCATCACCGTCTTGTACTTCTGGAACAA AAATTTAATCTTCATTTAATGCTTAATGCTGATAAAGAGTTCCTAGCTCAGAAAAGTGCACCACATCGAGACTTTTACAATGTCAGGAAAGTTGACACACATGTCCATCACTCTGCCTGTATGAACCAAAAACACCTTTTGAGGTTTATTAAATCTAAGTTGAAAAAGGAGCCGGATGag GTTGTAATATTCCGAGATGGGACATATCTCACCTTGAAAGAGGTTTTTGAAAGCTTGGATTTAACTGG ATATGATCTGAATGTTGACCTTCTAGATGTTCATGCTGATAAGAGCACCTTTCATCGTTTTGACAAATTCAACCTGAAGTATAATCCTTGTGGTCAAAGTAGGCTTAGAGAGATTTTCTTAAAGCAAGACAACCTTATTCAgg GGCGCTTCCTTGCTGAGGTGACACAACAAGTATTTTCAGATCTTGATACAAGTAAATACCAA ATGGCTGAATACCGGATCTCAATATACGGGAGAAAGCAAAGTGAGTGGGACCAACTTGCCAGTTggatagtcaataatgaattgTACAGCAAGAATGTTGTTTGGTTGATTCAG CTTCCTCGACTGtacaatatatacaaagagatgGGGATTGTTACATCATTCCAAAACATTCTCGACAATTTCTTCCTTCCTCTGTTTGAAGTTACCGTGGACCCCAAATCACATCCTCAGTTGCATGTTTTTCTAAAGCAG GTCGTTGGCTTGGATTTAGTAGATGATGAAAGCAAGCCTGAAAGACGTCCCACGAAACACATGCCGACTCCAGCTCAGTGGACAAATATATTCAATCCTGCCTTTTCATACTATGTGTATTATTTTTATGCTAACCTCTATACACTAAACAAG CTCCGTGAATCAAAGGGGATGACAACCATAAGATTCCGTCCACATTCTGGGGAG GCTGGTGATATTGACCATCTTGCTGCAACGTTTCTCACCTGTCATAATATCGCCCATGGAATCAATTTAAGAAAATCTCCTGTTCTTCAGTATTTATACTATTTGGCCCAG ATTGGGTTGGCAATGTCTCCACTGAGTAACAACTCCTTATTTGTGGATTATCATCGAAACCCTTTTCCTATGTTTTTCTTAAGGGGACTCAATGTGTCCCTTTCGACTGATGATCCATTACAAATCCATTTAACGAAAGAACCGCTTGTTGAAGAGTATAGTATAGCAGCTTCA GTATGGAAGTTAAGTTCATGTGATTTATGCGAGATTGCCCGTAATTCAGTTTACCAATCAGGTTTCTCGCATGCTTTGAAG TCCCATTGGATTGGAAAGGAGTACTACAAGAGAGGGCCAGAAGGAAATGATATCCACAGAACCAATGTGCCTCATATTCGACTTGAATTTCGTGATTCG ATATGGAGAGAGGAAATGCAACAGGTTTATCTGGGCAAAGCCATTTTTCCTAGACACATTGAAACCTAG
- the LOC108208385 gene encoding syntaxin-71 — protein sequence MGVLDIITRVDVICNKYEKYDLDKQKQVNIAAGASDDAFLRLYAAVDADLHQILQKGETAALEMKRAVAVAINAEIRRSKARLLEDIPKLQRLAFKKVKGLSKEELEARSELVAALKERIEAVPDGSTVATKQTGGLTASGSNAGFVYNQTSDGNFDSDYFQHTEETDAFRQEYEMRKMKQDEGLDDIAEGLHTLKNMAHDMNEELDRQVPLMDEIDDKVDKANSELRNANVQLKDTITRLRSSRNFCCDIFLLCIILGIAAYLYNVLK from the exons ATGGGTGTGTTGGACATAATAACTAGAGTTGATGTTATCTGCAACAAGTATGAAAAATACGATTTAGATAAGCAGAAGCAAGTCAACATTGCTGCCGGCGCTTCTGATGATGCTTTTTTACGCCTTTACGCGGCTGTGGATGCAGACCTTCATCAAATTCTTCAG AAAGGAGAGACAGCGGCATTGGAGATGAAGAGAGCAGTAGCTGTAGCGATTAATGCTGAGATACGACGCTCCAAGGCTCGTTTGCTTGAGGATATCCCCAAGTTACAGAGACTTGCTTTCAAAAAG GTGAAGGGGCTTTCAAAGGAAGAGCTTGAGGCCCGAAGCGAATTGGTTGCTGCACTCAAAGAGAGGATTGAGGCAGTGCCTGATGGATCCACAGTTGCAACTAAACAAACTGGTGGTTTAACAGCCTCAGGATCAAATGCTGGATTCGTATATAATCAAACCTCAG ATGGAAATTTCGACAGTGACTACTTTCAGCATACTGAAGAGACCGATGCTTTCAGGCAAGAATATGAGATGAGGAAAATGAAGCAA GATGAAGGTCTGGATGACATAGCAGAAGGCTTACATACATTAAAGAACATGGCCCATGACATGAATGAG GAACTCGATAGGCAAGTCCCCCTGATGGATGAAATTGATGACAAG GTTGACAAGGCAAATTCGGAGCTAAGGAATGCTAATGTGCAATTGAAGGATACAATTACAAGG CTTAGATCAAGTCGCAACTTCTGCTGCGATATCTTCCTCTTATGCATAATTCTGGGCATTGCTGCGTATCTGTACAA TGTCCTCAAGTGA